The following proteins are encoded in a genomic region of Reichenbachiella sp.:
- a CDS encoding YARHG domain-containing protein yields the protein MNQTILFCIAILTSVSFQVTAQYLNGGTIVKESELFDFPNKDIAEYLGVYKFGDDVQSNVTFRIGKYQNSIFVQVESRYKYEANSHWEHSFMNLNNIKIDSNGNFSSDEFKGKFLTYKGHNWKIKVLKIYEAFTFFDDQAYELGSKIGDVTHGLNGQFPKPSIDILDQTDLSNLSKRELRIMRNEIFARYGYKFKPNGKMASYFDNLHWYHPEFTDVNEFLTALELHNIEIIIAEEKRR from the coding sequence ATGAATCAGACAATTTTATTTTGTATTGCCATTCTGACAAGTGTGAGCTTTCAAGTAACGGCTCAATATTTGAACGGTGGAACGATCGTAAAAGAATCAGAGCTCTTTGACTTTCCAAATAAAGATATTGCAGAATATCTCGGGGTTTATAAATTTGGCGATGATGTGCAAAGTAATGTCACATTTAGAATTGGTAAATATCAAAACTCAATATTTGTGCAAGTTGAAAGCAGGTACAAGTATGAGGCAAATTCGCATTGGGAACATAGCTTTATGAATTTGAACAACATTAAAATAGACAGCAATGGTAATTTTTCAAGCGATGAATTCAAAGGAAAGTTTCTAACATACAAAGGACACAATTGGAAAATCAAGGTTCTTAAGATATATGAAGCCTTTACCTTTTTTGATGATCAAGCTTACGAACTTGGTTCTAAAATTGGTGATGTAACCCATGGATTAAATGGTCAATTCCCTAAACCGTCAATCGATATACTGGATCAAACCGATCTAAGTAATCTTAGCAAAAGGGAATTGAGGATAATGCGCAACGAGATATTTGCTCGATACGGGTATAAGTTCAAACCAAATGGAAAAATGGCTAGCTACTTTGATAATCTACACTGGTATCATCCTGAATTTACAGATGTTAACGAGTTTTTAACTGCACTAGAACTGCATAACATCGAGATTATCATAGCAGAAGAGAAGCGAAGGTAA
- a CDS encoding LysR family transcriptional regulator gives MSNQIEFRHLRYFMIVAQELHFRKASERLFITQPGLSRQIKQLEDELGVQLFIRNKRTVELTDAGRYLYNESSNLLNQLESIKRSIKLIDKGEEGELNIGFVGSAMQAVIPHLLLKLNEQFPKIHTSLEEMSNEDQLFAIQHNKLDIGFIRAKQAPEGIAFKQIFKDNFSIVLPKNHRINENNFTDLSQFAQDNFILFSSDYSRTYYNKVMSIFDDHGFAPKISHKSVHANTIFRLVENGLGVAIVPTSLKHGFDLDIKFIELKNVKQITYLSLIWKAGTTNELIKKFVSLVG, from the coding sequence ATGAGTAATCAAATAGAATTTAGACACCTCAGATATTTCATGATTGTCGCTCAGGAATTGCATTTTCGAAAAGCTTCTGAAAGGCTTTTCATTACACAGCCAGGACTGAGCCGCCAGATCAAGCAATTGGAAGATGAACTAGGTGTTCAACTATTTATTCGCAATAAGCGAACGGTTGAGCTCACTGATGCGGGCAGGTATTTGTATAACGAAAGTTCCAATCTCTTGAATCAATTAGAATCGATCAAACGATCAATCAAACTGATTGACAAAGGTGAAGAAGGTGAACTGAATATCGGATTTGTAGGTTCGGCCATGCAGGCTGTCATTCCCCATTTGTTATTAAAGCTCAATGAGCAGTTTCCGAAAATCCATACCAGTTTGGAGGAGATGAGTAATGAAGATCAACTCTTCGCCATTCAGCACAACAAACTGGACATTGGCTTTATCCGAGCCAAGCAAGCACCGGAAGGCATTGCATTTAAACAGATCTTTAAAGACAACTTTTCGATTGTGCTACCAAAAAACCACCGCATCAATGAAAACAATTTTACTGACCTCAGTCAGTTTGCGCAGGATAATTTCATTCTATTCTCCAGCGACTATAGCCGCACCTACTACAACAAGGTGATGAGCATTTTTGATGACCATGGATTTGCTCCCAAAATCTCGCATAAGTCGGTTCACGCGAATACGATCTTTAGACTGGTGGAAAATGGACTAGGCGTAGCCATAGTACCTACCTCTTTAAAGCATGGTTTTGATTTGGACATCAAATTCATTGAATTAAAAAACGTCAAACAGATTACTTATCTGTCTTTGATTTGGAAAGCGGGCACGACCAATGAGCTAATTAAGAAGTTTGTTAGTTTGGTAGGGTAG
- the hutH gene encoding histidine ammonia-lyase — protein sequence MPIFNYGIDHLTPGVAIDMAEGRTQGVLNEEAIQKILASRQNVLDITEQEKIVYGVNTGFGSLCTTIINKADAGKLQENILRSHSVGVGPETPLDVAKLMMILKVHALSKGYSGVALETLERIIWHIENDFIPYVPQQGSVGASGDLAPLAHLFLPLIGEGKVWKDDQWITTKELFQKENKETLNLGPKEGLALINGTQFIAAYALKGFVRMSNCLDSADIIGALSLEALMGSMKPFDQELHQIRPYQGSIYVADRLEKLVTGSEIIESHQNCSRVQDPYSLRCMPQVHGASRNAWLHLKDMLTIEINSVTDNPIICSVDKTISGGNFHGQPMAMPIDYAALASSEIGNISDRRVYLMLEGDREGMPVLLMKNTGLNSGFMIPQYTSAALVSENKGLCFPSSADSVPTSMGQEDHVSMGSIGGRKFNTILDNLENILGIELFCAAQGFDFRRPLKSTSILEAVHAHVRKQISFAEEDRIFGDDMVIATDMIRNKEIVAVANEAADQNNIKLYNNEVFGIY from the coding sequence ATGCCGATTTTCAATTATGGAATCGATCATTTGACCCCAGGTGTGGCCATCGACATGGCCGAAGGCCGCACGCAGGGTGTATTGAATGAAGAAGCCATCCAAAAGATTTTGGCCAGCCGCCAAAATGTGCTAGACATCACCGAGCAGGAAAAAATCGTGTATGGGGTGAATACTGGATTCGGATCACTTTGCACCACGATCATCAACAAAGCTGACGCAGGCAAGTTACAGGAAAATATCTTGCGCAGTCATAGCGTGGGTGTAGGGCCAGAGACGCCACTGGACGTTGCGAAACTCATGATGATTCTAAAAGTTCATGCCTTATCCAAAGGATATTCAGGTGTAGCCTTAGAAACATTGGAACGCATCATTTGGCACATTGAAAATGATTTTATCCCCTACGTGCCGCAGCAAGGGTCGGTAGGTGCATCAGGAGATCTGGCACCATTGGCACATTTGTTTTTGCCATTGATCGGTGAGGGCAAAGTGTGGAAAGATGATCAATGGATTACCACCAAAGAATTATTCCAAAAGGAAAATAAAGAGACTTTAAATCTTGGCCCAAAAGAAGGCCTCGCTTTGATCAACGGGACACAGTTCATTGCAGCCTATGCTTTGAAGGGATTTGTTCGAATGAGCAATTGTCTCGATTCTGCTGATATCATTGGTGCTCTGAGCTTGGAAGCACTTATGGGATCTATGAAGCCATTTGATCAAGAATTGCATCAGATTAGACCTTACCAAGGTTCTATCTATGTGGCAGATCGACTAGAGAAGTTGGTGACCGGCTCTGAGATCATTGAATCGCATCAAAACTGCAGTAGGGTTCAAGATCCATATTCGTTGCGCTGTATGCCACAGGTACATGGCGCTTCTCGAAATGCTTGGTTGCATCTTAAGGATATGCTTACCATCGAGATCAATTCTGTCACCGACAATCCGATCATTTGTAGTGTGGACAAAACCATCAGTGGAGGCAATTTTCATGGTCAGCCCATGGCGATGCCCATAGACTATGCCGCATTAGCTTCATCAGAAATTGGAAATATCTCTGACAGACGCGTGTATTTGATGCTTGAAGGAGATCGCGAGGGTATGCCTGTTTTGTTAATGAAAAACACCGGACTCAATTCAGGTTTTATGATCCCTCAATATACCTCAGCGGCTTTGGTGAGTGAAAACAAGGGATTATGCTTTCCTTCGAGTGCTGATAGTGTGCCTACCTCGATGGGGCAGGAGGATCACGTAAGTATGGGCTCGATAGGTGGGCGGAAATTCAATACCATCTTGGATAATTTGGAAAATATTCTAGGTATTGAACTCTTCTGTGCAGCCCAAGGCTTCGATTTTAGAAGACCGCTGAAATCAACTAGCATTTTGGAGGCTGTTCATGCACATGTGAGAAAGCAAATCAGTTTTGCAGAAGAAGATCGAATCTTTGGTGATGACATGGTGATTGCCACGGACATGATTAGGAATAAAGAAATTGTAGCTGTAGCGAATGAGGCAGCAGATCAAAACAACATTAAACTATACAACAATGAAGTATTCGGAATTTATTAA
- the hutU gene encoding urocanate hydratase: MKYSEFIKQYASHPNYKAPVGNQLHAKTWQTEAALRMLLNNLDEEVAEDPSELVVYGGTGQAARNVESLQKIIELLLKLEEDESLLVQSGKPVGIVRTHAEAPRVLIANSNLVPAWSNWEHFQSLKERGLMMYGQMTAGSWIYIGSQGILQGTYETFVACGEKHFGGSLKGKLVVTAGLGGMGGAQPLAATMAGATFLGADIDPARIQKRLDTKYIDRMTHSYEEARDWVMEAKAKGENLSVGLVADAGDMLEKLIADGIVPEVLTDQTSAHDPVFGYVPNGLSLEEAAALRKTDQEKYKDLSLKSMARHVGLMLDLQKKGSKTFDYGNNIREFAKHGGEPNAFDFNGFVPEYVRPLFCEGKGPFRWAALSGDPEDIYVTDQALIEAFPENKHMINWLQEAQKKVAFQGIPCRICWLGMGEREKAGLIFNDLVKSGKVKAPIVIGRDHLDCGSVASPNRETEGMKDGTDAVSDWPLLNLMSNATGGATWISFHHGGGVGMGYSQHAGMVVLADGTERAEKCLKRVLHNDPAMGIFRHHDAGYEKASQFADDFDLNVWK; the protein is encoded by the coding sequence ATGAAGTATTCGGAATTTATTAAGCAATACGCTTCACACCCTAACTATAAAGCACCAGTAGGAAATCAGCTTCATGCGAAAACCTGGCAAACTGAAGCAGCACTTCGTATGCTGCTCAATAATTTGGATGAAGAAGTGGCAGAAGACCCTTCAGAGTTGGTGGTATACGGTGGCACTGGACAAGCCGCAAGAAATGTAGAGTCACTTCAGAAGATTATTGAACTTCTACTGAAGTTAGAAGAAGATGAGAGTCTTTTGGTACAATCGGGCAAGCCCGTTGGTATCGTTCGAACACATGCTGAGGCGCCAAGAGTTTTGATTGCAAATTCCAATCTTGTACCTGCCTGGTCCAATTGGGAGCATTTTCAGTCTCTCAAAGAAAGAGGTCTGATGATGTATGGACAAATGACCGCTGGAAGCTGGATTTACATCGGCTCGCAAGGAATTCTACAAGGGACTTATGAGACTTTTGTGGCTTGTGGTGAAAAGCATTTTGGCGGAAGCCTGAAAGGAAAATTGGTCGTGACTGCTGGACTTGGTGGAATGGGTGGCGCACAACCACTCGCTGCGACTATGGCCGGAGCGACATTTTTGGGTGCGGATATTGACCCTGCAAGAATCCAAAAAAGATTAGATACTAAATACATCGATCGCATGACTCATTCTTACGAAGAGGCACGTGATTGGGTGATGGAAGCGAAGGCCAAAGGTGAAAATCTTTCTGTAGGTCTAGTGGCTGACGCTGGGGATATGTTGGAAAAACTTATCGCCGATGGCATCGTGCCGGAGGTATTGACTGATCAGACTTCGGCTCACGATCCGGTTTTTGGCTATGTGCCTAATGGACTGTCTTTAGAGGAGGCAGCAGCGTTGAGAAAAACAGATCAGGAAAAATACAAAGACCTTTCTTTGAAGAGTATGGCGCGCCATGTGGGTTTGATGCTCGACTTGCAGAAGAAAGGAAGCAAGACCTTCGACTATGGCAATAACATTCGTGAGTTTGCTAAGCATGGCGGAGAACCAAATGCATTCGATTTCAATGGCTTTGTTCCTGAGTATGTGAGACCTTTGTTTTGTGAAGGAAAAGGGCCATTCCGATGGGCAGCTTTGTCAGGTGACCCAGAAGATATTTATGTGACTGACCAGGCGCTGATCGAAGCCTTTCCTGAAAACAAGCACATGATCAATTGGTTGCAAGAAGCTCAGAAGAAAGTAGCATTTCAAGGCATCCCATGTAGGATTTGTTGGTTGGGAATGGGCGAACGAGAAAAAGCTGGTTTGATTTTCAATGACTTAGTAAAATCAGGTAAGGTAAAGGCTCCAATAGTGATCGGAAGAGATCATTTGGACTGTGGATCTGTGGCTTCTCCAAATCGAGAAACAGAAGGGATGAAAGATGGAACAGATGCCGTTTCGGATTGGCCATTGCTCAACTTAATGTCTAATGCAACAGGAGGTGCCACCTGGATTTCATTCCATCATGGTGGAGGTGTTGGTATGGGTTATTCTCAGCATGCAGGCATGGTTGTTTTAGCCGATGGAACAGAAAGAGCTGAAAAATGTCTTAAAAGAGTTTTGCATAATGACCCAGCAATGGGTATCTTTCGTCATCATGACGCCGGATATGAGAAAGCATCACAATTCGCAGACGACTTTGACTTGAACGTCTGGAAATAA
- a CDS encoding SDR family NAD(P)-dependent oxidoreductase, giving the protein MTKGNILITGASTGIGAACVKKFVNEGYAVYGSVRKQEDADRLVEEMGNDFHPLLFDVTDEEAIKKVAAELTTELDGQGLQLLINNAGIAVTGAVELLDIDAFRKQYEVNYFGLIAVTKAFLPLLGAIENCSFEPGKIINMSSIASKRTMPFMTPYAGSKAAVDSFTEGLRRELMIYGIDAVTINPGPIRTPIWEKIDVKMDLVEGTIYEPILKRFIKLVDKESKDAIEADDFANRVFKTFQSKKPKVSDVVIKNKLLKYNLLSLISARRIDEFIKKILKI; this is encoded by the coding sequence ATGACCAAGGGCAATATATTAATTACTGGAGCTTCTACCGGCATTGGTGCAGCATGCGTCAAAAAGTTTGTCAACGAGGGCTATGCTGTTTATGGTAGTGTTAGAAAACAGGAAGATGCGGATCGATTGGTAGAGGAGATGGGGAATGACTTTCATCCTTTATTATTTGATGTAACTGATGAAGAGGCTATTAAAAAAGTAGCCGCTGAATTAACAACTGAATTGGATGGGCAAGGCCTGCAATTGTTGATCAATAATGCCGGGATTGCAGTTACAGGTGCTGTGGAGCTGTTAGATATAGACGCTTTTAGGAAACAATATGAAGTTAATTACTTTGGATTAATTGCTGTAACCAAAGCCTTTCTTCCTTTGCTTGGTGCAATAGAGAATTGCTCATTTGAGCCAGGAAAAATTATTAACATGAGCTCAATAGCTAGTAAGCGCACGATGCCATTTATGACGCCCTACGCAGGATCAAAAGCAGCAGTGGATAGTTTTACCGAAGGGCTAAGAAGAGAGTTGATGATTTATGGAATAGATGCCGTGACCATTAACCCAGGACCGATTCGTACGCCTATTTGGGAAAAAATTGATGTCAAAATGGATTTGGTAGAAGGGACTATTTATGAGCCCATACTCAAACGATTCATCAAACTGGTAGATAAGGAATCTAAGGATGCGATAGAAGCGGATGATTTTGCCAATCGTGTTTTCAAAACTTTTCAAAGCAAAAAACCAAAGGTTTCTGATGTAGTGATTAAGAACAAATTATTAAAGTATAATTTATTAAGTCTGATTTCTGCTAGACGGATTGATGAGTTCATTAAAAAAATATTAAAAATCTAA
- a CDS encoding nuclear transport factor 2 family protein, with protein sequence MQVKEHVALIEKFYTAFGKKDFSTMCECYHKDLEFEDPAFGVLNYDQTCAMWTMLLSRNSDIEVTFKNAWSENEFGGVDWEAKYPFSKTGRKVHNVIDAKFEFKDGLIVGHRDYFDFYKWSRMALGMPGILLGWTGYLHKKVQAQCSTMLDKFMKEQAS encoded by the coding sequence ATGCAAGTAAAAGAACATGTAGCCCTTATTGAGAAGTTTTATACAGCTTTCGGTAAAAAAGATTTCAGCACGATGTGCGAATGCTATCACAAAGATCTCGAGTTTGAAGATCCCGCTTTTGGTGTGTTGAATTACGATCAGACCTGTGCCATGTGGACGATGCTATTGAGTAGAAACAGTGATATTGAGGTTACATTCAAAAACGCATGGTCGGAGAATGAATTTGGAGGAGTGGACTGGGAAGCCAAATATCCTTTTTCTAAAACAGGGAGAAAAGTACACAACGTAATTGACGCCAAGTTTGAATTTAAAGATGGATTGATTGTAGGTCATCGCGACTACTTCGATTTCTACAAATGGAGCAGAATGGCTTTAGGTATGCCTGGGATTTTACTAGGCTGGACTGGCTATCTGCATAAAAAGGTGCAAGCACAATGTTCTACCATGCTTGATAAATTTATGAAGGAGCAAGCGTCCTAG
- a CDS encoding AI-2E family transporter, translated as MQNSNELKLANVAYWMIVVAGTVGVLMYFQNFLKVFCISFLIWYIVKKLRDLVSKIKIGKFKLPKWLVTVISTAAVFLAIYSIAKIISTNFQSLAQNLPQYSDNISMALVSLGNITGIEDLDQSFKSLFSEYKTSIVTYAGSIAGGVGQFIIILIYVVFLLLEETLFQKKIQKVLDTTAAGGNIYKTFSAVTNLFDDYLSVKIFTSFLTGLLSYFALLIIGIELPALWAFIIFLFNFIPSIGSIVATLFPALFGLIQYGELHVLLTVLIAVGAIQILVGNVLDPRLMGSKLNISPLVVLLSLTLWGFLWGVVGMILSVPITATLIIIFGQFDNTRPLAILLSKNGEIHFGKEKED; from the coding sequence ATGCAAAATTCCAACGAACTCAAACTAGCCAATGTCGCCTACTGGATGATCGTAGTAGCAGGCACAGTGGGCGTCTTGATGTACTTCCAAAATTTCCTAAAGGTATTCTGCATTTCATTTTTGATCTGGTACATCGTAAAGAAATTGAGAGATCTGGTGAGCAAAATAAAAATTGGAAAATTCAAACTACCTAAGTGGCTTGTAACTGTAATCAGTACTGCGGCCGTATTCCTTGCTATTTACTCTATAGCCAAAATCATAAGCACTAATTTTCAGAGCTTAGCACAAAATCTACCACAATACAGTGATAACATATCCATGGCGCTGGTTTCCCTTGGAAACATAACCGGAATAGAAGACCTGGATCAATCATTTAAGTCCCTTTTCTCGGAATACAAAACCAGTATCGTAACCTATGCGGGCTCTATCGCAGGAGGTGTCGGTCAATTCATTATCATTCTGATCTATGTGGTCTTTTTGCTCTTAGAAGAGACCTTATTTCAAAAGAAAATCCAAAAAGTACTGGATACCACTGCCGCTGGAGGAAATATCTATAAAACATTTAGTGCCGTCACGAACCTATTTGACGACTACTTGTCAGTGAAGATCTTCACCAGTTTTCTAACTGGCCTTTTAAGCTATTTTGCCTTATTGATTATTGGGATAGAATTACCTGCGCTATGGGCTTTTATTATTTTTCTATTCAATTTCATCCCATCCATCGGATCCATTGTGGCGACTTTGTTTCCCGCTTTATTCGGTCTTATTCAATATGGAGAGCTCCATGTGCTACTGACTGTTTTAATCGCAGTAGGTGCTATTCAAATTCTTGTTGGCAATGTGCTTGACCCGCGGCTCATGGGAAGTAAACTAAATATTAGCCCGCTTGTGGTCCTACTAAGTCTTACGCTTTGGGGATTTTTATGGGGCGTGGTTGGAATGATCCTATCAGTTCCTATTACTGCCACATTAATCATCATATTTGGTCAATTCGATAACACCCGACCACTGGCTATTTTGCTTTCTAAAAATGGGGAAATTCATTTCGGAAAGGAAAAAGAAGACTAG
- a CDS encoding DUF58 domain-containing protein, whose translation MKLDIDINKLKEYANVELLAKQLVEGFITGLHKSPYHGFSVEFAEHRLYNYGESTRHIDWKVFAKTDRLYTKRYEEETNLRCYIVLDTSSSMYYPKPGHGKIKFSILAGAAISFLLQKQRDAVGLFTFSDQIDFQSDTKSTSTHIHNLLNKYQQLFEKPPVKQKTNVSQVLHEVAEKIPKRSLVIIFSDMLQQEADQEEVFSALNHLKHNKHEVLLFHVNDKETELDFEFEDRPHRFEDLETGQVVKLTPTEIKKMYKQHMDEAFRNLFLKCSQLKIDFVDADIKGGFDKILSTYLTKRAKMG comes from the coding sequence GTGAAGCTAGATATAGACATCAATAAACTAAAAGAGTACGCCAATGTAGAGCTTTTGGCCAAGCAGCTGGTAGAAGGTTTTATTACTGGTCTACACAAGTCACCGTATCATGGGTTTTCTGTGGAATTTGCAGAGCACAGATTATACAATTACGGGGAAAGCACTCGGCACATCGACTGGAAGGTGTTTGCTAAAACCGACCGTCTCTACACCAAACGCTACGAAGAAGAAACTAATCTGAGGTGCTATATTGTATTAGATACTTCTTCCTCCATGTACTACCCAAAACCCGGGCATGGCAAGATCAAGTTCTCTATACTAGCAGGTGCGGCAATTTCATTTTTATTACAAAAACAAAGGGATGCCGTAGGACTTTTCACTTTCAGCGATCAAATTGATTTTCAATCAGACACCAAGTCCACCTCCACCCATATACACAATCTGCTCAACAAGTATCAGCAGCTGTTTGAAAAACCTCCGGTGAAACAAAAAACTAATGTCTCGCAGGTCCTTCATGAAGTCGCAGAGAAAATTCCTAAGCGGTCTTTGGTAATCATATTTTCTGATATGCTTCAACAGGAAGCTGATCAGGAAGAGGTTTTCTCAGCGCTGAATCATCTGAAGCACAATAAGCATGAAGTGTTGTTATTTCATGTCAATGACAAAGAAACAGAACTTGATTTTGAATTTGAGGACAGGCCGCATCGATTCGAGGATCTGGAAACAGGACAAGTAGTAAAACTGACCCCTACAGAAATCAAGAAGATGTATAAGCAGCATATGGATGAAGCTTTCAGGAATTTGTTTTTAAAATGCTCTCAGCTAAAAATTGATTTCGTCGATGCCGATATCAAAGGAGGGTTCGACAAAATCCTGAGCACCTACTTAACCAAAAGAGCTAAGATGGGTTAA
- a CDS encoding DUF3276 family protein — protein sequence MEDHKDNEREEIFSERVRAGKRTYFFDVKATRSNDYYLTITESKRRYKDDGYFYEKHKIFLYKEDFNKFVQALNDSVNHVKNELMPEVDFEQFDREKEEFESQPETVPSNDDSELKWD from the coding sequence GTGGAAGATCATAAGGATAACGAAAGAGAAGAGATATTTTCTGAGAGAGTAAGAGCGGGGAAAAGAACCTATTTTTTTGATGTAAAAGCCACACGTTCGAATGATTATTATTTAACGATCACCGAAAGCAAGAGACGCTATAAGGATGACGGTTATTTCTACGAAAAACATAAGATATTCTTATACAAAGAGGATTTTAATAAATTCGTTCAAGCACTCAATGATTCAGTAAATCATGTAAAAAATGAACTGATGCCAGAGGTTGATTTTGAACAATTTGATAGAGAAAAAGAAGAATTTGAGAGTCAGCCAGAAACAGTTCCGTCTAACGATGACAGTGAATTGAAATGGGATTGA
- a CDS encoding AI-2E family transporter — protein MIRRTLLFLIIASALFVFSAWLFSDIFIYICISIVLATILRPLTNFIHRTYIYRVRMPRVIAILISYCAVVGVVFSFILLFIPLIVEQVNVLSNVSFDEVYTNLSQPVVAVENFLIEYQLVSEDEHSLTETIRSSVFEFVSNLNFRNIINNLLTFTGGFFVSVLAIAFITFFLLLENGLLSRRLIAIVPNQYFELFISAIHKIEHLLSNYLIGLVLQMMAIFSIAGLGLSIFGVKYALTIAVFAAVANLIPYMGPLLGATFGIIVGLSTSGHFAFDQFTVIFVLKIVSVFTVVQITDNVLLQPLIFSKSVKAHPLEIFVVIFAAASLAGIPGMIAAIPVYTIIRVSVMEIRDGFKSYRIFQVSKNII, from the coding sequence ATGATCAGAAGAACACTACTGTTTTTAATAATTGCATCGGCTCTATTCGTTTTTAGCGCTTGGCTCTTTAGTGATATCTTCATTTATATATGTATTTCAATAGTTTTGGCGACCATTCTCAGGCCATTGACCAATTTCATTCATAGGACTTACATATACAGAGTAAGAATGCCCAGAGTGATAGCCATTTTGATTTCTTACTGTGCTGTTGTGGGGGTGGTATTTTCCTTTATCCTTCTTTTTATTCCTTTGATCGTAGAACAGGTAAATGTTTTATCTAACGTCAGTTTTGATGAGGTCTATACCAATTTGTCTCAGCCGGTAGTAGCTGTTGAGAATTTCCTTATTGAGTATCAATTAGTCAGTGAAGATGAGCACAGTCTGACCGAAACTATAAGAAGCAGTGTTTTCGAATTCGTAAGTAATCTCAATTTCCGAAATATCATCAATAACCTATTGACGTTTACTGGTGGATTTTTTGTGAGCGTTTTGGCGATTGCCTTCATTACTTTTTTCCTTCTTTTGGAAAATGGATTATTGAGCAGGAGATTGATAGCCATTGTCCCCAACCAGTACTTCGAGTTGTTTATATCAGCTATTCACAAGATCGAGCACTTATTGTCCAATTACCTGATAGGATTGGTACTTCAGATGATGGCCATATTTTCCATTGCAGGATTAGGCCTTTCTATTTTTGGCGTAAAATATGCGCTTACCATAGCTGTATTTGCTGCAGTAGCTAATCTAATTCCATATATGGGTCCTTTGCTTGGGGCTACTTTTGGGATCATTGTTGGATTGTCTACCAGTGGACATTTTGCCTTTGACCAGTTTACGGTCATTTTCGTATTGAAAATTGTTTCTGTATTTACAGTTGTGCAAATCACGGACAACGTGCTACTTCAGCCACTCATTTTTTCTAAAAGTGTGAAGGCACATCCTTTAGAGATTTTTGTTGTTATCTTTGCGGCCGCAAGTTTAGCCGGCATTCCGGGCATGATTGCAGCCATTCCAGTCTATACGATTATTCGTGTATCAGTAATGGAAATCAGAGACGGATTCAAGAGCTACAGGATTTTTCAAGTATCAAAAAATATTATATAA
- the ychF gene encoding redox-regulated ATPase YchF codes for MGLQCGIVGLPNVGKSTLFNALSNAKAEAANFPFCTIEPNVGVITVPDERLGILEKLVNPQKVLPTVIEFVDIAGLVKGASKGEGLGNKFLANIREVDAIVHVTRCFNDDNIVHVDGHVNPVADKDVIDTELQLKDLESIDKQLQKNEKAAKSGDAKLKAMVEVLKEYKELLESGQNARALELTKERKEVVGPLQLLTIKPVIYVANVEETAILTGNEHVEALKVAVAKENAQVVMVSAAIESQIAEFDEPDEKEMFLGEYGLKESGLDKLIRAAYELLDLITYFTAGETEVRAWTIKKGWKAPQAAGVIHTDFEKGFIKAEVIKIPDYQQYGSEAGCKEAGKLAIEGKEYVVKDGDVMHFRFNV; via the coding sequence ATGGGATTGCAATGTGGGATTGTAGGTTTGCCGAATGTAGGTAAATCAACCCTTTTTAATGCATTATCAAATGCGAAGGCAGAGGCTGCCAATTTTCCTTTCTGTACAATTGAACCAAACGTTGGCGTGATCACGGTGCCTGATGAAAGGCTAGGTATATTAGAAAAGTTGGTGAATCCTCAAAAAGTTTTGCCTACGGTAATTGAATTTGTTGATATCGCAGGATTAGTCAAAGGAGCTAGTAAAGGAGAAGGGTTGGGTAATAAATTCTTAGCCAATATTCGCGAAGTAGACGCTATTGTGCATGTGACCAGATGCTTCAATGACGACAACATTGTGCATGTAGATGGTCATGTAAATCCAGTAGCTGATAAAGATGTAATTGATACAGAGCTTCAGTTAAAAGATTTGGAGTCGATCGACAAGCAACTTCAAAAGAATGAAAAGGCGGCCAAGTCTGGAGATGCAAAGCTCAAGGCGATGGTTGAAGTCCTCAAAGAATACAAGGAGCTATTGGAGTCAGGTCAAAATGCAAGAGCGTTGGAATTGACAAAGGAGAGAAAAGAAGTGGTTGGTCCATTACAATTGCTTACAATCAAGCCAGTGATCTATGTAGCCAACGTAGAAGAAACAGCAATTCTTACTGGTAATGAGCATGTGGAAGCATTGAAAGTTGCAGTGGCCAAGGAAAATGCACAGGTAGTAATGGTAAGTGCGGCTATCGAATCTCAAATTGCAGAATTTGATGAACCTGATGAAAAAGAAATGTTCTTAGGTGAGTATGGGTTGAAGGAGTCTGGTTTGGATAAGCTGATTCGAGCTGCTTATGAGTTGCTAGACTTGATCACTTATTTCACTGCTGGTGAAACTGAAGTGAGAGCCTGGACCATCAAAAAGGGCTGGAAAGCGCCACAAGCCGCAGGCGTTATTCATACCGACTTTGAAAAAGGATTTATCAAAGCTGAAGTAATCAAAATTCCAGACTATCAACAATATGGTTCTGAAGCAGGTTGCAAAGAAGCAGGAAAACTAGCCATCGAAGGTAAGGAGTATGTGGTGAAGGATGGAGATGTGATGCACTTTAGATTTAACGTCTGA